A single Armatimonadia bacterium DNA region contains:
- a CDS encoding UPF0182 family protein, which yields MTLPSKVFYYIFGAILALILAAKALTLWTDYLWFSALSQGAVFTTILSTRIVLGLIIGVLFFLWLWINLRIARKPLPPDVALLGKRLLPDEERAQIEQYADKALLVFALLGGLMAGVVASGKWLPWLQFGHAVPFNDVDPIFGKDASFYVFKLGFLRYLVRSAFLAVVVATIASILVHLYQEAIRVVGNSIQTTQRARTHVYALVALGLLVKIINYRIDQFGLLLSNKGGVLWGAAYADVYGRLPVMYGLMVLCLVGAVVMIASIRSRRLFWPAGSLAVLLLFSFLGGTVYPVAVQRLVVNPTQFDKEKPFIESNIKATNKAFGLDKIQNRLHNVVTNLTWDQVERNRLTIDNIRLWDHRPLERTMDQRQGLRAYYDFPDVDVDRYTIDGHVRQVMIAPRQVDSNRIPAPQTWVKSHLQYTHGYGVCAAPVNEIGRGETGEGLPNFWVKDIPPQSIKDLQINQPGVYFFTSIHPRFIELIQSIERHERAGQPDQSNQGTDATGQQSGQQGGPQQDQDRPGAAEQRIMDEPLAKIEDYVIANTKVDELDYARGGSNAANAQEGNAYTRYTGKGGIPVASFWRRLAFFARFQDWQLLFTQSLTKDSRVIINRTLPERIQTLCPLFLLCDPDPYITVIDGKLKWINDAYTYSRTYPYSTPHSLVGVNYMRNSVKVVCDAYDGIPEFYCTDPTDPMIQCYQSIFPTLLKKEPAPREVQQHFRFPQLLFTVQADTYADYHMTDATTFYQREDSWAIPNEIYGSEARKTEAYYAVMKLPGETKEEFLLMLPFTPKGREDKNMVAWMAARCDPAHYGEIVCYRFPKNALVDGPMQVESRIGQDPEFSKNQTLWGQRGSTIIRGNLLVIPIENSLLYAEPVYIAAAKSPIPELKLVLLVNGNRVAFGTDLDSALAKLFGRTPEEAAASSISPSQAPPAGQAQAATIKSLVEQALELQQSKEKALNSGNLGEFQRLDSELANILDQIEKLAQ from the coding sequence GTGACGCTGCCGTCCAAAGTGTTCTACTACATCTTCGGTGCAATCCTGGCCCTCATCCTTGCCGCCAAAGCTCTCACACTGTGGACTGACTACCTGTGGTTCAGCGCGCTCTCCCAGGGCGCTGTGTTTACCACCATTCTCTCCACTCGTATCGTCCTCGGCCTCATCATCGGTGTCCTCTTCTTCCTGTGGTTGTGGATCAACCTCAGGATTGCCCGCAAGCCGCTGCCGCCCGATGTCGCCCTTCTCGGCAAGCGCCTTCTGCCGGACGAAGAGCGCGCGCAGATCGAGCAGTACGCCGACAAGGCGCTGCTTGTCTTCGCCCTCCTCGGCGGGCTTATGGCCGGAGTCGTCGCCAGCGGGAAATGGCTGCCCTGGCTGCAGTTTGGCCACGCTGTCCCCTTCAATGATGTCGATCCGATCTTCGGCAAGGACGCCAGCTTCTACGTCTTCAAGCTCGGCTTCCTGCGCTATCTCGTCCGCTCGGCCTTCCTGGCTGTAGTCGTCGCGACCATCGCCTCCATCCTGGTCCACCTCTACCAGGAAGCCATCCGCGTGGTCGGCAACTCCATCCAGACCACCCAGAGGGCCCGGACCCATGTCTACGCTCTGGTTGCCCTTGGCCTCCTCGTCAAGATCATCAACTACCGGATCGACCAGTTCGGCCTGCTCCTGTCCAACAAGGGAGGCGTCCTCTGGGGTGCCGCCTATGCGGATGTCTATGGCCGGCTTCCGGTCATGTATGGCCTGATGGTTCTGTGCCTTGTCGGTGCCGTAGTGATGATCGCCAGCATCCGCTCACGCCGCCTCTTCTGGCCGGCGGGTTCTCTCGCTGTCCTCCTCCTCTTCTCCTTCCTGGGTGGCACGGTCTACCCCGTGGCTGTCCAGAGGCTCGTGGTCAACCCGACCCAGTTCGACAAGGAAAAGCCCTTCATCGAGTCCAACATCAAGGCCACCAACAAGGCCTTCGGCCTCGACAAGATCCAGAACCGCCTACACAACGTCGTCACGAACCTCACCTGGGACCAGGTCGAGCGCAACCGTCTCACCATCGACAACATCCGCCTGTGGGATCACCGGCCCCTTGAGCGCACCATGGATCAGCGCCAGGGACTTCGGGCCTACTACGATTTCCCAGACGTCGACGTTGACCGCTACACGATCGACGGACATGTGCGTCAGGTCATGATCGCGCCTCGACAGGTCGACTCCAATCGCATCCCGGCCCCCCAGACTTGGGTCAAGAGCCACCTCCAGTACACCCATGGCTACGGTGTCTGTGCAGCCCCGGTCAACGAGATTGGGCGCGGCGAGACGGGGGAGGGCCTGCCCAACTTCTGGGTCAAGGACATCCCGCCCCAGTCCATCAAGGACCTCCAGATCAACCAGCCTGGCGTCTACTTCTTCACCAGCATTCATCCACGCTTCATCGAGCTCATCCAGAGCATCGAACGTCACGAGCGAGCCGGTCAGCCTGACCAGTCCAACCAGGGCACCGACGCTACCGGCCAGCAGTCCGGACAGCAGGGCGGACCGCAGCAGGATCAGGATCGACCCGGTGCGGCTGAGCAGCGCATCATGGACGAACCCCTGGCCAAGATCGAGGACTACGTCATCGCCAACACCAAGGTTGACGAACTCGACTACGCTCGCGGTGGCTCTAACGCGGCCAACGCCCAGGAAGGCAACGCCTACACACGCTACACCGGCAAGGGCGGCATACCCGTCGCTAGCTTCTGGCGTCGTCTCGCCTTCTTCGCTCGGTTCCAGGACTGGCAGCTCCTCTTCACCCAGTCCCTCACCAAGGACAGTCGGGTTATCATTAACCGCACCCTGCCGGAGCGCATCCAGACTCTGTGCCCCCTCTTCCTGCTCTGTGATCCGGATCCGTATATCACGGTCATCGACGGCAAACTCAAGTGGATCAACGACGCCTACACCTACTCGCGCACCTATCCGTATTCCACACCGCACTCCCTGGTGGGCGTCAACTACATGCGCAACTCCGTGAAGGTCGTCTGCGACGCCTACGACGGCATTCCCGAGTTCTACTGCACTGATCCCACTGATCCCATGATCCAGTGCTACCAGAGCATCTTCCCGACGCTGCTCAAGAAAGAGCCGGCGCCCAGAGAGGTCCAGCAGCACTTCCGATTCCCGCAACTGCTCTTCACCGTCCAGGCGGATACCTACGCGGACTACCACATGACCGACGCGACCACCTTCTACCAGCGGGAGGATAGCTGGGCCATCCCCAACGAGATCTACGGCTCTGAGGCCCGCAAGACCGAGGCCTACTACGCCGTCATGAAGCTGCCGGGCGAAACAAAGGAAGAGTTCCTGCTCATGCTGCCCTTCACACCCAAGGGCCGTGAGGACAAGAACATGGTCGCCTGGATGGCTGCCCGTTGCGACCCGGCGCACTACGGCGAGATCGTCTGCTACCGCTTCCCCAAGAACGCCCTTGTTGACGGGCCCATGCAGGTCGAGTCACGCATCGGCCAGGACCCCGAGTTCTCCAAGAACCAGACCCTGTGGGGACAGCGAGGGTCCACCATCATCCGCGGCAACCTTCTCGTCATTCCCATCGAGAACTCCCTGCTCTATGCTGAGCCGGTCTACATCGCCGCGGCCAAGAGCCCGATCCCTGAACTCAAACTCGTGCTCCTCGTGAACGGCAACCGCGTTGCCTTCGGTACTGACCTGGATTCCGCCCTCGCTAAGCTCTTCGGGCGCACTCCGGAGGAAGCTGCGGCGAGCAGCATCTCGCCGTCACAGGCACCCCCGGCCGGACAGGCCCAGGCCGCTACCATAAAGAGCCTTGTGGAGCAGGCACTGGAGTTGCAGCAGA
- a CDS encoding bifunctional nuclease family protein, producing the protein MVEMLVHRIGMNQQGHTLVILADLQQVRLLPILIGEYEAYAIALALRGETFERPLTHDLFANALQALGHRLTRVEVTKLENGTFYGLLHLTTSTGSVTLDARPSDAIALALRTNARIFVAEQVLGEAQVWAADLEDDENDELTQFRKIMGNMGLDADEPPADVDEDEDDH; encoded by the coding sequence ATGGTAGAAATGCTCGTCCACCGTATCGGCATGAACCAGCAGGGACACACTCTGGTCATTCTCGCCGACCTGCAGCAGGTCAGACTGCTCCCGATCCTCATTGGCGAGTACGAAGCCTATGCCATTGCCCTGGCCCTGCGCGGCGAGACCTTCGAGCGACCCCTTACCCATGATCTCTTCGCCAACGCCCTGCAGGCCCTTGGACACCGCTTGACCCGCGTTGAGGTCACGAAGCTGGAGAACGGCACCTTCTACGGACTCCTGCATCTTACGACCTCGACCGGCTCCGTAACCCTTGATGCCAGACCTAGCGACGCCATCGCTCTCGCCTTGCGAACGAATGCCCGCATCTTCGTCGCCGAGCAGGTGCTGGGCGAAGCCCAAGTCTGGGCGGCTGACCTGGAAGACGACGAGAACGATGAACTCACACAGTTCCGTAAGATAATGGGCAACATGGGCCTCGACGCGGACGAACCCCCTGCCGACGTCGATGAGGACGAAGACGACCACTAA
- a CDS encoding transcriptional regulator: MTAISAGVPTLDRLVHEPARLAILSMLSGVDEVDFNYLLAALGLSRGNLSSHMAKLAEAGYVVVVKRFIGATPNTSYSITEAGRAALLGYWSKLDGIRQGVAKPSSTSASAPSRAENIGGGD; this comes from the coding sequence ATGACAGCCATCAGTGCTGGCGTGCCGACCCTTGATCGACTGGTTCATGAGCCGGCACGCCTGGCAATCCTATCCATGCTTAGTGGTGTGGACGAGGTCGACTTCAACTACCTGCTAGCTGCCTTGGGCCTCAGCCGAGGAAACCTCTCCTCCCACATGGCCAAGCTCGCGGAGGCAGGGTACGTCGTCGTAGTGAAGCGCTTTATCGGTGCCACGCCCAACACCTCCTACTCGATCACGGAGGCCGGACGTGCCGCCCTCCTGGGTTACTGGAGCAAGCTCGACGGTATCCGGCAGGGAGTTGCCAAGCCTTCGAGTACCTCTGCCTCTGCACCGTCTAGAGCGGAGAACATCGGCGGCGGAGACTAG
- a CDS encoding Ig-like domain-containing protein, with translation MSRLATASAPLALVAGLILTASLLSGCGGGDGAAPNVGPHPSPDNATIQGKVVEADDVSVGIPGAVVSEPVTGQSATADANGAFTLTGLPGGSVVLTAESPESGDYRNTSVRIKTLAHRTTAVSLAMIPTALGTPTSLALDPQSPSAQVGGTLQFRASIYVGADKVDLQPTWVVENPATGDIGQISAAGVFQGLAAGTANVSASIGGLYSATSVNVTGPLPPQITSVLLSASKELPISASGGQLTLTAAISDADGINTSTSGSPKGLRFEVYGPTGGVTELAPGAPTAGTIYDGTWSLNYAVPPNSHSIGSDGTQAPELYSVRVVARDLNGQVSYSAFYDFYVAGVDVPPPPG, from the coding sequence ATGTCACGGCTCGCCACTGCTTCCGCACCGCTCGCGCTGGTCGCTGGTCTCATCCTCACTGCATCGCTGCTCTCCGGCTGTGGAGGCGGCGACGGCGCCGCACCCAACGTGGGACCGCACCCCAGCCCCGACAATGCCACGATCCAGGGCAAGGTCGTCGAGGCCGATGACGTCTCCGTCGGCATTCCCGGTGCCGTCGTCAGCGAACCCGTCACCGGCCAGTCCGCCACCGCGGATGCCAACGGGGCCTTCACACTTACCGGGCTGCCCGGCGGCTCCGTCGTACTCACCGCTGAAAGCCCTGAGTCCGGCGACTACCGCAACACCTCCGTCCGCATCAAGACCCTGGCACATCGCACCACCGCCGTCAGCCTCGCGATGATCCCTACCGCCCTTGGCACACCCACATCGCTTGCGCTTGATCCTCAGAGCCCCAGCGCTCAGGTCGGTGGAACCCTGCAGTTCCGCGCTTCCATCTACGTCGGTGCCGACAAGGTCGACCTCCAGCCCACCTGGGTCGTCGAGAACCCCGCCACCGGTGACATCGGCCAGATAAGCGCCGCTGGTGTCTTCCAGGGCCTCGCGGCCGGAACTGCTAACGTTTCCGCTTCCATCGGTGGCCTGTACAGCGCCACTTCCGTCAACGTCACTGGCCCGTTGCCGCCGCAGATCACCTCCGTGCTGCTCTCTGCCAGCAAAGAGCTCCCGATCAGCGCCTCCGGAGGCCAGCTCACCCTTACCGCTGCGATCTCCGATGCCGATGGCATCAACACCTCCACCTCCGGCTCGCCTAAGGGTCTCCGGTTCGAAGTCTACGGTCCCACCGGCGGCGTGACCGAGTTGGCGCCGGGCGCTCCCACGGCCGGCACAATCTACGACGGCACCTGGTCCCTCAACTACGCCGTCCCGCCAAACTCTCACTCCATCGGTTCGGACGGTACCCAGGCTCCTGAGCTGTACAGCGTCCGCGTCGTTGCCCGGGACCTCAACGGGCAAGTCTCCTACTCAGCCTTCTACGACTTCTACGTAGCCGGCGTTGATGTGCCGCCACCGCCGGGCTAG
- a CDS encoding S8 family serine peptidase, whose product MPNMPAHLLGRVSPKASRVPLSILFLMATLLPAAALAVPGDTSFVQLGGAGHMVRTASRWVPDLAVADRLLVGIKPGVRSAAVATSSVRALGGTVNRQLGRGRLLVVDLPAGSDILTAAARYQNLPDVAFAEPDRAVYLAATPTDPEYASQTHLPQIKAPAAWDIGTGSSSVVIAFVDSGIDLDHPDLVDRIWTNSDEIPNNGIDDDDNGYIDDVHGWNFYDNNNNVQAIPNGRDENHDGEPDEQVNHGTLGASLAAAAANGWGCVGVAWQATVMPLKVFPDDGTTAVSTVVEAMYYAVDNGAFILNLSIGAGYEASFTGPIVELWNLGGITVSAAGNDNQQFTDSQSTWSSPACNNGNGPLTDNMNIGVGSVDSQDRKASWSNYDASTNRNFVDLVAPGVNLHGDGVYYPSVSGFTSYFTNNSGTSFSAPLVSGLAALLKAQDPTRTGADILRILRASCDNIDSSNAGYAGKLGAGRINAARAMGAALPPGAPTNLAAADTTGDQGGSITLTWTKSADDGSGGNTVTSYIVSRAQGSATSTWTDLATRAKGTVEYVDNTTTDGVDYYYRVAASDGVHRVESSTVGPIHSYDDNAPTRVETLTVQDRPADSGGVILLDWSGYVAPSDLARFRIYRDTRSFSSASGRTPLVTLSDPSARTYTDSTTVNGADYYYAITGIDTLGNERKDVVAAGPVQSYANGAVSFPAGLQMLGAPALPLDAHPATLFNLSTSALKYARYQPTSDTYAVYSGEPLSDFLKLGLGRGFWIKLPAPSTVTPSGTTAPAGNFDIAVQPGWQQLGNPFFAPVDFSASTVTYGTTTMDLTSADAAGIMRSYSWTYNTSTGDYELVHPLFGATTLVAPWRGFWVYADKACTLTISRPSGTSAVSSSSRVTTSAVASKEWPVQLIARSTTAVDAANYFGVCSTANGIQSPPRLSGGLDLSFATVGTASASSAGYATSFLSHAASSMKWQARLAWDSPQGKVALTWPDLSKVPSDYNLYLTDLSTGVRTSMRHQTQYTFDTGQTAGERVFTLEASLRSSAGLQVTAMSVSQTGSGAQIVFTLSRDAQCEVSVMNIAGRPVRAIESARLHTAGVNSVAWDGRSATGTQVPSGQYLVRVSACADDGTMASALRLVRVAR is encoded by the coding sequence ATGCCTAACATGCCAGCCCACCTTCTTGGGAGAGTCTCCCCGAAGGCCTCGCGAGTCCCGCTCTCCATCCTTTTCCTCATGGCAACCCTTCTGCCGGCGGCAGCCTTGGCCGTTCCCGGCGACACGAGCTTCGTTCAGCTCGGCGGTGCCGGCCACATGGTCAGAACGGCCAGTCGCTGGGTCCCTGACCTTGCCGTCGCTGACCGCCTCCTCGTCGGTATCAAGCCTGGGGTCCGCTCCGCTGCAGTCGCAACGAGCAGCGTCCGCGCCCTGGGCGGCACCGTCAACCGCCAGCTCGGTCGCGGCCGCCTTCTGGTCGTAGACCTCCCTGCCGGTTCGGACATCCTCACTGCCGCCGCCCGGTACCAGAACCTGCCGGACGTCGCCTTCGCTGAGCCAGACCGTGCCGTCTACCTCGCCGCCACGCCAACCGATCCCGAGTATGCCAGCCAGACGCATCTGCCGCAGATCAAGGCCCCGGCCGCCTGGGATATCGGCACCGGTAGCAGCAGCGTTGTGATCGCCTTCGTCGACTCCGGCATCGACCTGGATCATCCCGACCTCGTCGACAGAATCTGGACCAACTCCGACGAGATCCCCAACAACGGCATCGACGACGACGACAACGGCTACATCGACGATGTCCACGGTTGGAACTTCTACGACAACAACAACAACGTCCAGGCCATACCCAACGGCCGCGATGAGAACCACGACGGCGAGCCCGATGAGCAGGTGAACCACGGCACTCTCGGCGCCAGCCTGGCCGCTGCGGCTGCCAATGGCTGGGGCTGTGTCGGTGTTGCCTGGCAAGCCACGGTCATGCCGCTCAAGGTCTTCCCCGATGATGGCACGACCGCCGTCTCCACCGTCGTCGAAGCCATGTACTATGCCGTCGACAACGGCGCTTTCATCCTCAACCTCAGCATCGGCGCGGGCTATGAGGCCAGCTTCACGGGGCCCATTGTCGAGCTCTGGAATCTGGGCGGCATCACCGTCTCGGCCGCAGGCAATGACAACCAGCAGTTCACCGACAGCCAGTCCACTTGGTCTTCGCCCGCGTGCAACAACGGCAATGGCCCACTGACGGACAACATGAACATCGGCGTCGGTTCCGTTGACTCTCAGGACCGCAAGGCCTCCTGGAGCAACTACGACGCCTCCACCAACCGCAACTTCGTTGACCTCGTCGCTCCTGGGGTCAACCTGCACGGCGACGGGGTCTACTACCCCTCCGTCTCCGGGTTCACGAGCTACTTCACGAACAACAGCGGCACCTCGTTCTCGGCGCCTCTGGTCTCTGGGCTCGCCGCCTTGCTCAAAGCCCAGGACCCGACCCGCACCGGCGCCGACATCTTGCGCATCCTCCGCGCCTCCTGCGACAACATCGACTCCTCGAATGCGGGCTACGCCGGCAAGCTGGGTGCCGGTCGCATCAACGCTGCCAGGGCCATGGGCGCAGCCCTTCCGCCGGGTGCTCCCACCAACCTCGCCGCAGCAGACACGACCGGCGACCAGGGGGGCAGCATTACGCTGACCTGGACCAAGTCGGCCGATGACGGCTCCGGTGGCAACACTGTCACCTCCTACATCGTGAGCCGCGCGCAGGGGTCTGCCACCTCCACCTGGACCGACCTCGCTACCCGCGCCAAGGGTACGGTCGAGTACGTCGACAACACGACCACCGACGGCGTCGACTACTACTACCGTGTGGCCGCCTCCGATGGAGTCCATCGCGTCGAGTCCAGCACCGTTGGGCCGATCCACTCCTATGACGACAACGCACCAACACGTGTGGAGACACTGACCGTCCAGGATCGTCCGGCTGACTCTGGCGGCGTCATCCTGCTCGACTGGTCGGGCTACGTCGCACCCTCCGACTTGGCCCGCTTCCGCATCTACCGTGACACCCGATCCTTCTCCTCGGCATCGGGACGCACTCCCCTGGTCACACTGAGCGACCCTTCGGCGCGCACCTACACCGACTCGACCACCGTCAACGGTGCTGACTACTACTACGCCATCACCGGCATCGATACGCTCGGCAACGAGCGCAAGGACGTCGTCGCGGCCGGCCCGGTCCAGAGCTATGCGAACGGCGCTGTCAGCTTCCCGGCCGGTCTCCAGATGCTCGGCGCCCCTGCCCTTCCCCTGGATGCCCATCCGGCGACGCTCTTCAACCTGAGTACAAGCGCGCTCAAGTACGCCCGCTATCAGCCCACCTCGGACACCTATGCCGTCTACTCCGGTGAGCCACTTAGCGACTTCCTCAAGCTGGGACTCGGGCGAGGCTTCTGGATCAAGCTGCCCGCTCCCAGTACGGTCACTCCTTCCGGAACCACGGCGCCTGCGGGCAACTTCGACATCGCCGTCCAGCCCGGATGGCAGCAGCTCGGCAATCCCTTCTTTGCTCCGGTCGACTTCAGCGCCTCAACTGTCACCTATGGCACCACCACCATGGACCTCACAAGTGCCGACGCCGCGGGTATCATGCGCAGCTACTCGTGGACCTACAACACCTCCACGGGCGACTACGAGTTGGTTCACCCGCTGTTTGGCGCCACCACCCTGGTAGCCCCGTGGCGCGGCTTCTGGGTCTATGCTGACAAGGCCTGCACGCTCACCATCTCTCGTCCCTCCGGCACAAGCGCGGTCTCCTCGAGCTCGCGAGTCACCACCTCCGCGGTGGCCTCCAAGGAGTGGCCCGTCCAGCTCATCGCCCGCAGCACCACGGCGGTCGATGCTGCCAACTACTTCGGCGTTTGCTCGACCGCGAACGGCATCCAGTCGCCGCCGCGACTCAGTGGTGGCCTCGACCTGTCCTTCGCGACCGTCGGCACGGCGTCAGCCTCCTCCGCCGGCTACGCCACCTCCTTCCTCTCGCACGCTGCGAGTTCAATGAAGTGGCAGGCACGGCTGGCGTGGGATAGCCCACAGGGCAAGGTCGCGCTGACTTGGCCCGACCTGAGCAAGGTGCCTTCCGATTACAATCTGTACCTGACGGACCTCTCCACCGGCGTCCGCACCAGCATGAGGCACCAGACCCAGTACACCTTCGATACCGGACAGACGGCAGGGGAGAGGGTCTTCACCCTTGAAGCCTCTCTGCGCTCCTCCGCAGGTCTTCAGGTGACCGCCATGTCGGTGTCCCAGACTGGTTCCGGTGCCCAGATTGTCTTCACCCTGTCGCGCGATGCCCAGTGCGAGGTCTCCGTGATGAACATCGCCGGTCGCCCTGTGCGCGCGATCGAATCCGCCCGTCTGCATACCGCCGGAGTCAACTCCGTCGCCTGGGACGGCCGCAGTGCCACGGGCACTCAGGTGCCCTCCGGACAGTATCTGGTTCGAGTTTCTGCCTGTGCTGACGATGGAACTATGGCGTCGGCCTTGCGTCTTGTGCGGGTTGCCCGCTAA